The following coding sequences are from one Enterococcus sp. 4G2_DIV0659 window:
- a CDS encoding distal tail protein Dit, with protein MEFSSPLERLQCTSPLEGLPTEALNFNGQFLEELIPGYRTLNIQGRELFETANEYAQLGIRDGERQIYNRIPPRDIIVQYYLKADNDSDFRDKFNRLNVALYTEKEVKIWFNDEPEMYFQGTKSVIDPVEPGVNWCISTFTIRCGDPYKYTKSDATSVMWGSTVITFQANYLMGNTGSGAVDMPITIEGGAYWGSTMITFQNRAYLMGDNGEEVKPIEIYPTVEGLKVKPVITIKGTGRGVWIKTRNDTVDLGDFDKAIIVVDTETFNITKNGKPMIRPMNDFYIYPNEPLYIQAKDSDFKLTIEYPNRYL; from the coding sequence ATGGAATTTTCATCACCATTGGAACGGCTTCAATGCACTTCTCCCCTTGAAGGATTACCTACAGAGGCACTCAACTTTAATGGTCAATTTCTTGAAGAGTTGATTCCAGGTTATCGCACCCTAAATATTCAAGGTAGAGAATTATTTGAAACGGCCAACGAATATGCGCAACTAGGAATAAGGGACGGAGAACGCCAAATTTACAATAGAATTCCGCCGAGAGATATTATTGTTCAGTATTATTTGAAAGCTGATAATGATTCAGATTTTAGGGATAAATTCAACCGTTTAAATGTCGCTTTATATACTGAAAAAGAAGTGAAAATTTGGTTTAATGATGAGCCTGAAATGTATTTTCAAGGTACTAAGTCGGTAATCGATCCAGTAGAGCCTGGTGTCAATTGGTGTATTAGTACTTTTACTATTAGATGTGGTGATCCGTACAAATATACCAAAAGTGATGCTACTTCAGTAATGTGGGGATCTACAGTTATTACATTTCAGGCTAATTATTTAATGGGAAATACTGGATCAGGTGCTGTTGACATGCCAATTACAATTGAGGGCGGCGCTTATTGGGGATCAACTATGATTACTTTTCAAAATCGTGCGTATTTAATGGGAGATAATGGCGAGGAAGTAAAACCTATTGAAATTTATCCAACAGTTGAAGGATTGAAAGTAAAACCTGTCATCACAATTAAAGGCACAGGTCGTGGAGTATGGATTAAAACGAGGAATGACACTGTTGATCTAGGCGATTTCGATAAAGCTATCATAGTTGTTGACACTGAAACGTTCAATATTACTAAAAACGGAAAACCAATGATTCGCCCGATGAATGACTTCTACATTTACCCGAATGAACCATTATATATCCAAGCGAAAGATAGTGATTTCAAACTGACGATTGAATATCCAAATAGATATCTGTAA
- a CDS encoding phage tail protein — protein MLMTMNLNREYTAILENATKVSYEKIENEIGSIEFTMPLYDTKNSMIQALQWVELTDNENEYIGLYRIMPSEIKKDKNNYTIHYTAYHVLGTLLDSVLFGYHELVNKKTVDVINYVLSKQKVKHWILKKCEFTRYFSYAWENENGLADALFSIPKAFDEDYIWEFNTQVYPFELSLVKPKTEPVCRVQEGYNMEGFQINQDPNSLVNRVYPLGAGEGVNQINIKAVNAGKYYVEDAASIKKYGLIEYVWVDQRFTIDQALKDNALAMLKKWSEPKVSWTITASDLIKLTDAPLEIDKLRQGSVVMINTNEYGSINLRIKKESKADVFGQPQALDLEIGNIQGDINTTMSDLGRKQEINETYSQGATNILNYSYQDNCEAAYPAIIEFYLDDDVFHVNTVELTFKTKKYRGYTKAVKGGGAKVTSTSAGGASTQTSSAGGGSIVSSTSGGGGVTTSASGGGSTQSSSVDGQSTQTSSAGGSHRHLMFSQTNIAGPIPSNVRYEAGSGELIQLGGSKRDIYTREVSGEHTHTITTPAHAHTVPIPNHSHNVPIPNHSHNVSIPSHTHKVTIPNHTHTVTLPDHTHPLEWGIYEAPNSANSVDIIVDGKTLPQHDTNQQRLNIVDYLRKTTGGKIARGNHTIEIKPNRLARIEAQVICRVFIQSQLGGQF, from the coding sequence GTGCTAATGACAATGAATTTAAACCGTGAATACACAGCTATTTTAGAGAATGCCACTAAAGTCAGTTATGAAAAAATAGAGAATGAAATAGGCAGTATAGAATTTACAATGCCATTGTACGATACAAAAAATTCGATGATTCAAGCTCTTCAGTGGGTTGAGCTAACAGACAATGAAAATGAATACATTGGATTGTATCGAATCATGCCATCCGAAATAAAGAAGGATAAAAACAACTACACGATTCATTACACTGCATACCATGTTTTAGGGACACTGCTTGATAGTGTCCTTTTTGGTTACCATGAGTTAGTCAATAAAAAAACTGTTGATGTGATCAATTACGTATTATCAAAACAAAAAGTGAAACATTGGATATTGAAGAAATGTGAATTTACCCGATATTTTTCATACGCTTGGGAAAACGAAAATGGATTAGCTGATGCACTTTTCAGTATTCCAAAAGCTTTCGATGAAGATTATATATGGGAATTTAACACACAAGTTTACCCGTTTGAATTATCGTTAGTTAAGCCGAAAACTGAGCCTGTTTGCAGAGTTCAAGAGGGTTATAATATGGAAGGCTTTCAGATTAATCAAGATCCTAACAGCCTTGTAAATCGTGTGTATCCATTAGGAGCTGGCGAGGGTGTAAATCAAATCAATATAAAAGCAGTGAATGCCGGTAAGTATTATGTGGAAGACGCAGCATCAATAAAAAAATATGGTTTGATTGAATATGTTTGGGTAGACCAACGCTTTACTATTGATCAAGCTTTAAAAGATAATGCATTGGCCATGTTAAAAAAATGGAGTGAGCCAAAAGTTAGCTGGACAATAACAGCTTCTGATTTAATTAAATTAACTGATGCACCTCTTGAAATCGATAAACTACGTCAAGGATCAGTCGTAATGATTAACACGAACGAATACGGATCAATTAACCTAAGAATAAAAAAAGAATCTAAAGCAGACGTATTCGGGCAACCTCAAGCGTTAGATTTAGAAATCGGAAACATTCAAGGTGATATTAATACCACGATGTCAGACCTTGGGAGAAAGCAAGAAATAAACGAAACATACTCGCAAGGTGCTACTAATATCTTAAACTACAGCTATCAAGATAACTGTGAAGCGGCTTACCCAGCGATTATAGAGTTTTATCTGGATGATGATGTATTTCATGTAAATACTGTTGAATTGACGTTTAAAACTAAAAAATACCGTGGCTACACTAAAGCCGTAAAAGGTGGTGGTGCAAAAGTCACCTCTACTTCTGCAGGTGGAGCGAGTACACAAACGAGTAGTGCTGGTGGCGGTAGTATTGTTTCAAGCACATCAGGGGGTGGAGGAGTTACCACAAGTGCTTCAGGTGGCGGAAGTACACAGTCAAGTAGTGTTGATGGTCAAAGTACTCAAACAAGTAGTGCTGGTGGAAGTCATAGACATTTAATGTTTTCGCAAACTAATATTGCCGGCCCTATACCTTCTAATGTGCGATACGAAGCAGGAAGTGGAGAACTCATTCAATTAGGTGGTTCTAAGAGAGATATATATACTAGAGAAGTTAGCGGGGAACATACGCATACTATCACCACACCAGCTCATGCACATACTGTACCAATACCAAACCATAGCCATAACGTACCAATACCGAACCACAGTCATAACGTTAGTATACCGAGCCATACACACAAGGTTACTATTCCAAATCATACACATACGGTAACTTTACCGGATCATACCCACCCGCTTGAATGGGGAATATATGAGGCGCCAAACAGCGCAAATAGCGTGGATATAATTGTAGATGGGAAAACACTTCCTCAACACGACACAAACCAACAGCGGCTTAATATCGTTGATTATTTGCGGAAAACTACCGGCGGAAAAATAGCTAGAGGAAATCACACAATCGAAATAAAACCGAACAGACTTGCGAGGATTGAAGCGCAGGTTATTTGTCGTGTATTTATTCAATCACAATTAGGAGGTCAATTTTAA